In Methanosphaera sp. ISO3-F5, a genomic segment contains:
- a CDS encoding Ig-like domain repeat protein, whose translation MNSKFFKTILLGMLLILCMSVTMATEVSEDTVNEVAIQSVNIDQTTLNTVDSDNSDQVTHTKKYTTKSNNTINLTEKSKNDNEITSSVNEKIITKNKKNNIKKEAQTITLNSNNFDEYITDGKFNENVTEGDTIDIQGKLDNPRYALNINKPLNIISSSGDAYIDLDTHSTDTSGSYTNGIFQLTEGSAGTNITGITFHNTRINISNTENVHIDNITAICESNIGFGVGSFTIRDNSNNITVANSFFKTFANGGHSNVVITGSQNCFIENNTIEGDGSEGIIGNLLYITTYGGGSSTNITIRNNTIRSFYTYGYGTCYGLALSGKGHIIENNYIDTSIPLKNQYAEAEYGVVTEVDSITFKNNIITYSDYNAVEGAHTPAEISFPGIVTNNTFYTKTTINQATVYNNTFKDTVTINNNVKFENNTANQVSVTGNNNTLNNNEIYSDEEYAVKITGENNTLTNNKLLSNNGYGEDAISNSTEFTSEGNNEEVKMPRVFYINDSNVEEYFTYDDWFEEYMFKADVFKDGDILVFNLSDKEYEISSLDEDWNDWSVDLVIENSTFLSTFNFGVSGVFLTVKNSIIPYEVGPTGKGPGIRNYLLLINSTVQSISRYVNSEDFTNIDSIVMNEYPKDNTYILFTSVKINQVFDNNGNLLNTVNSSSNILIYTSNLNDMYINKALNLTDMSDISLTSNVYLLAGSEETNFNSITFDGDVIFETGNIAFYNCTFNKDLIVNQSYIIFDGCTFNGKVTLNSTSNNIFNNNIFNSANSINIVNSRINTFENNTVNTTAEYTIIFDDDSNNNNVRYNTLIASSSFGDYSVTGGDNIVEDNNPAYSTQISIGCESQYFADDTPVITVTVNDIDNNMLVTSGYVEVYYDGYFIDKKDLVNGQTTVTLPSYVIGNYPIKVWYYDGIKYNDNVTKVNVDVVKSNVTITVDEFTAKLNEKATVAATFLNQNGNPVSDTNVTFTVGRSSYTVETVDGIATLDEMVTKEWLDSGKITVSFPSTDAYNTNSTTITLNTSKADVLVTPMVSVDGNVADVELTLSDNLGVNVTDGRIVLSTLDGQELASGRVSNGKFISNVALPEGYSDEYLVANFTGSYYYNDFVRNVKITQMLNSTVTLETNSPLYGEELVITGKLVDSKNTPIGGANLTLNLNGSKVIVTTNNDGEYTYTYTPCLGVNSLTVTFDGTVDVYGSSASKDVTIRDTDREMNEVLNRLDDLQKENDKLREQLEQLQEQNNKTSEQLDNITQANNELKEQLANQTANLTEQNKNLQGQLDNLTKDNEDLSEQLNDTKNNLTQQNKDLQEQNKELNDKLDSTAKNLTDANKALQEQNKALQDQNKQLNDKLDAILKQLEDNMAKDAVITVNSIPGAKFGQNVTISGKLSDCDGNVIASSPVSVSVGGIAQKVTTDKDGVYNLTVRASVVGDNSVVVSFDADNNYNYAENTTTFKVARQNLVLKLDSIKSVYYGDKVKITGVLSDANGKLIANTLLNLNINGKTVKVKTVAGGKFTYTVAAKTVGTNNVTVSYNGNKNYNGVSAKKTFKVYKQGLKITVNKITSTKYKNTVKVTGKLTDANGKVIMNTLVNININGKAYTAKTNNKGVYTLTLKATSIGVNNVSVSYKGNKNYKKATAKTSFKVAKQNVKVTLTGSSYSNAKATITGKLVDANNKVLMNSNVKITINNKTYTAKTNTEGTYTITKPVTTKKISLTLAYNGNKNYNAYKKTSNVTLA comes from the coding sequence TTGAATAGTAAGTTTTTCAAGACTATTCTACTAGGAATGCTACTAATACTATGTATGTCAGTAACAATGGCAACAGAAGTATCTGAAGATACTGTAAATGAAGTAGCAATACAAAGTGTTAATATTGATCAAACTACACTTAATACTGTAGACAGTGATAATTCAGATCAAGTAACACATACTAAAAAGTACACAACAAAAAGTAATAATACAATTAATCTTACAGAGAAATCTAAAAATGATAATGAAATAACAAGCAGTGTTAATGAAAAAATCATTACAAAAAATAAGAAAAATAATATAAAAAAAGAAGCACAAACAATCACACTAAACTCAAACAACTTTGATGAATATATTACTGATGGTAAATTTAATGAAAATGTAACTGAAGGGGATACTATTGACATTCAAGGTAAATTAGATAATCCAAGATATGCTTTAAATATTAATAAACCGTTAAATATTATTTCATCTAGTGGTGATGCTTACATTGATTTGGATACACATTCTACTGATACTTCCGGTAGTTATACTAATGGTATTTTCCAATTAACGGAAGGAAGTGCTGGAACTAATATTACTGGAATAACTTTTCATAATACTAGGATTAATATAAGCAATACTGAAAATGTACATATTGATAATATTACTGCAATTTGTGAATCAAATATAGGTTTTGGTGTTGGATCATTTACTATCCGTGATAATTCGAATAATATTACTGTTGCTAACAGTTTTTTTAAAACTTTTGCAAATGGTGGACACAGTAATGTAGTAATTACCGGTTCACAAAATTGTTTTATTGAAAACAACACCATTGAAGGAGATGGAAGTGAAGGAATAATAGGAAATTTATTATATATCACCACGTATGGTGGGGGTTCTTCTACTAACATAACAATTCGAAATAACACAATCCGTTCATTTTACACGTATGGTTATGGAACATGTTATGGTTTAGCATTATCAGGTAAAGGACATATAATAGAAAACAATTATATTGACACATCTATCCCACTAAAAAATCAATATGCAGAAGCTGAATATGGGGTGGTAACAGAAGTTGATTCAATAACCTTTAAAAACAATATTATAACATATTCTGATTATAATGCGGTTGAAGGAGCACATACACCTGCAGAAATATCTTTCCCAGGAATAGTAACAAATAATACTTTTTACACAAAAACAACAATTAACCAAGCAACAGTATACAACAACACATTCAAAGATACAGTAACAATAAACAATAATGTTAAATTTGAAAATAATACTGCAAATCAAGTTTCAGTTACCGGTAATAACAATACATTAAATAACAATGAAATATACTCTGATGAAGAATATGCAGTAAAAATAACTGGTGAAAATAATACTCTAACTAATAACAAGTTACTTAGTAATAATGGTTATGGTGAAGATGCTATAAGTAACAGTACTGAATTTACATCTGAAGGCAACAATGAAGAGGTAAAAATGCCAAGGGTGTTCTATATAAATGATAGTAATGTTGAAGAATATTTCACTTATGATGATTGGTTTGAAGAGTATATGTTTAAAGCAGATGTTTTTAAAGATGGTGATATTTTAGTATTTAATTTAAGTGATAAAGAATATGAGATTAGTAGTCTTGATGAAGATTGGAACGATTGGTCAGTTGACTTAGTAATAGAGAATTCTACTTTCCTTTCAACATTTAACTTCGGCGTATCAGGAGTTTTTTTAACTGTTAAAAACTCAATAATACCATACGAAGTTGGTCCAACAGGTAAAGGACCTGGAATAAGAAACTATTTATTATTGATTAATTCAACAGTTCAATCAATCTCAAGATATGTTAACTCTGAAGATTTTACTAACATAGATTCTATTGTAATGAATGAATATCCAAAAGATAACACGTATATTCTTTTCACTTCTGTAAAAATTAATCAAGTATTTGATAATAATGGTAATCTTTTAAATACTGTTAATTCATCATCTAATATCTTAATATATACTTCTAATCTAAATGACATGTATATTAACAAGGCGTTAAATTTAACAGATATGAGTGATATTAGTTTAACTTCTAATGTGTATTTACTTGCAGGTTCTGAAGAAACTAACTTTAATAGTATCACATTTGATGGGGATGTTATTTTTGAAACTGGTAATATAGCTTTCTATAATTGTACTTTCAATAAGGATTTAATTGTTAATCAAAGTTATATTATATTTGATGGTTGTACTTTTAATGGTAAAGTTACATTAAATTCAACTAGTAATAACATATTCAATAATAACATTTTCAATTCTGCCAATTCAATTAACATAGTTAACTCAAGAATTAACACTTTTGAAAATAACACAGTAAACACTACTGCTGAATATACTATAATCTTTGATGATGATTCAAACAATAATAATGTTAGATATAATACTTTGATTGCCAGTTCATCATTTGGTGATTATAGTGTCACTGGTGGTGACAATATTGTTGAGGATAACAATCCTGCATATAGTACTCAGATAAGTATTGGTTGTGAAAGTCAGTACTTTGCTGATGATACACCAGTAATTACAGTTACAGTTAATGATATTGATAACAATATGCTTGTTACTAGTGGTTATGTTGAAGTTTATTATGATGGATACTTTATTGATAAGAAAGATTTAGTTAATGGTCAAACAACTGTTACATTACCATCATATGTTATTGGAAATTATCCTATTAAAGTATGGTATTATGATGGGATTAAATACAATGACAATGTAACTAAAGTAAATGTTGACGTAGTTAAATCCAATGTAACAATAACTGTTGATGAATTCACTGCAAAACTTAACGAGAAAGCAACAGTTGCTGCTACTTTCCTTAATCAGAATGGTAATCCTGTAAGTGATACTAATGTTACTTTCACTGTTGGACGTTCAAGTTACACAGTTGAAACGGTTGATGGTATTGCAACATTAGATGAAATGGTTACTAAGGAATGGTTAGATTCAGGTAAGATTACAGTTAGTTTCCCAAGTACTGATGCATACAATACAAACTCTACCACTATCACTTTGAATACTAGTAAGGCTGATGTTCTCGTGACTCCTATGGTAAGTGTGGATGGTAATGTTGCAGATGTTGAGTTAACTTTAAGTGATAACTTAGGAGTGAATGTTACTGATGGTAGGATTGTATTGTCTACTTTGGATGGTCAGGAGTTAGCTTCTGGTAGGGTAAGTAATGGTAAATTCATATCTAATGTTGCTCTTCCTGAGGGGTACAGTGACGAGTATCTTGTTGCTAACTTTACGGGCAGTTATTATTATAATGATTTTGTGCGTAATGTGAAAATTACTCAGATGTTAAACAGTACTGTTACATTGGAGACTAATAGTCCGTTGTATGGTGAAGAGTTAGTTATCACTGGTAAACTTGTGGACAGTAAGAATACTCCTATTGGTGGTGCTAATCTTACATTAAACCTTAACGGTTCTAAAGTAATTGTAACTACTAATAATGATGGTGAATATACTTACACTTACACTCCATGCCTTGGTGTAAACAGTCTCACCGTAACATTCGACGGTACGGTTGATGTTTATGGAAGTAGTGCTAGTAAGGATGTTACTATCCGTGATACTGATCGTGAAATGAACGAAGTACTAAACAGGTTAGATGACTTACAGAAAGAAAATGATAAACTACGAGAACAACTAGAACAATTACAGGAACAAAACAATAAAACTAGTGAACAATTAGATAATATTACTCAGGCTAATAATGAGCTTAAAGAACAGTTAGCTAATCAAACAGCTAACCTAACAGAACAGAACAAGAACTTACAGGGACAACTTGATAACTTAACAAAAGATAATGAGGATTTATCAGAACAGTTAAATGATACTAAAAATAATTTAACACAACAAAACAAGGACTTACAAGAACAAAACAAAGAGTTAAATGATAAATTAGACAGTACTGCTAAGAATTTAACTGATGCTAACAAGGCATTACAAGAACAAAACAAAGCATTACAGGACCAGAATAAGCAGTTGAATGATAAGTTGGATGCTATTCTTAAACAATTGGAAGATAACATGGCTAAGGATGCTGTTATAACAGTTAATAGTATTCCTGGTGCTAAGTTTGGTCAGAACGTCACTATTTCTGGTAAGCTTAGTGATTGTGATGGTAATGTTATTGCTTCTAGTCCTGTTAGTGTGAGTGTTGGTGGTATTGCTCAGAAAGTCACCACTGATAAAGATGGAGTATATAATTTAACTGTTCGTGCTTCTGTTGTTGGTGATAATAGTGTTGTTGTGTCTTTTGATGCTGATAATAATTATAATTATGCTGAGAACACTACTACATTTAAGGTGGCACGTCAGAATCTTGTACTAAAACTTGATAGTATTAAATCTGTATATTATGGTGATAAAGTAAAAATTACGGGTGTTTTAAGTGATGCTAATGGTAAACTTATTGCTAATACTCTTTTGAACTTGAACATTAATGGTAAGACTGTTAAGGTTAAGACTGTTGCTGGCGGTAAATTCACATACACGGTGGCTGCTAAGACTGTGGGCACTAATAATGTAACAGTATCTTATAATGGTAATAAGAATTATAACGGGGTTTCTGCTAAGAAAACTTTCAAAGTCTATAAGCAGGGACTGAAAATCACAGTAAACAAGATTACCAGTACAAAGTACAAAAACACTGTCAAGGTTACTGGTAAGTTAACTGATGCTAATGGTAAAGTTATTATGAACACACTAGTAAATATTAACATTAATGGTAAAGCATACACTGCAAAAACCAATAACAAGGGAGTGTACACTTTAACACTAAAAGCAACCAGTATTGGTGTAAATAATGTCTCAGTGTCCTATAAGGGTAATAAGAATTATAAGAAGGCTACTGCTAAGACATCATTCAAAGTTGCAAAACAGAACGTTAAAGTTACATTAACCGGTAGCAGTTACAGTAATGCAAAGGCTACTATAACAGGTAAACTGGTGGATGCTAACAATAAGGTATTGATGAACAGTAACGTAAAAATCACAATCAACAACAAAACATACACTGCAAAAACAAACACCGAAGGAACATACACAATAACAAAACCAGTCACTACTAAGAAAATATCCTTAACACTAGCATATAATGGTAACAAAAATTATAATGCGTATAAGAAGACTAGTAATGTTACTTTAGCATGA